A genomic window from Pseudonocardia broussonetiae includes:
- the surE gene encoding 5'/3'-nucleotidase SurE, which yields MTRVLVTNDDGIDAPGIAALARAAVDAGLDVVVAAPAVQSSGASAAITAEREEGRTPVREVTVDGLDGVPAFAVSAQPAHIVLAAVVGWLDPVPDLVLSGINHGANTGRVVLHSGTVGAALTAGVHGVRALAVSLDVALHPDGSGGRHWDSATALLPEVLALLADLPEGTVLSLNAPDRPPSECGPLRHAALAPFGAVQTRVDSAASDHWQLQEVEGDGTPDPGTDTALLAAGHPTLTALSPVGEDAGVGLADRLGGNGDDGQR from the coding sequence GTGACGCGCGTGCTGGTCACCAACGACGACGGCATCGACGCCCCCGGGATCGCCGCGCTGGCCCGCGCGGCGGTGGACGCCGGCCTCGACGTCGTGGTCGCCGCACCCGCCGTGCAGTCCAGCGGCGCGAGCGCGGCGATCACCGCCGAGCGGGAGGAGGGCCGGACGCCGGTCCGGGAGGTCACCGTCGACGGCCTCGACGGCGTCCCCGCCTTCGCCGTGTCGGCGCAGCCGGCGCACATCGTGCTGGCCGCGGTCGTCGGCTGGCTCGACCCGGTGCCCGACCTCGTGCTGTCGGGCATCAACCACGGCGCCAACACCGGCCGGGTCGTCCTGCACTCGGGGACCGTCGGCGCCGCCCTGACCGCGGGCGTGCACGGCGTGCGGGCGCTGGCGGTGTCGCTCGACGTCGCCCTGCACCCCGACGGCAGCGGCGGCCGGCACTGGGACAGCGCCACCGCCCTGCTCCCCGAGGTCCTGGCCCTGCTCGCCGACCTGCCCGAGGGCACGGTCCTCTCGCTCAACGCCCCCGACCGCCCGCCGTCGGAGTGCGGGCCGCTGCGGCACGCCGCGCTCGCCCCGTTCGGCGCCGTGCAGACCCGCGTCGACTCGGCCGCGAGCGACCACTGGCAGCTCCAGGAGGTCGAGGGCGACGGCACGCCCGACCCCGGGACCGACACCGCGCTGCTCGCGGCCGGGCACCCGACGCTCACCGCGCTGTCGCCGGTCGGTGAGGACGCCGGGGTCGGGCTGGCGGACCGGCTGGGCGGGAACGGCGACGACGGGCAGCGCTGA